A genomic region of Anaeromicrobium sediminis contains the following coding sequences:
- a CDS encoding ABC transporter permease subunit, giving the protein MNIFLHELKAYRKSTILWTISLVLVNIVFFSLYPSFSKDVEKIKSLMEGFPEAIRIGMGISLDSFASILGYYSFPFTFVLLIGSIQAMNFGTSVVSKEVRQKTADFLLTKPIRRTQILTSKIMAVITALVITNVIYIGATIMTISAVKNNDYDSKILFMISITLLFVQLIFMSLGVIISVILPRIKSVLPISLATVFVFYFISFLSSQDPDDMIRYITPFKYFDPTYIIENSAYETPFLIITLVFIVASITASYVIYSKRDIHAV; this is encoded by the coding sequence ATGAATATATTCCTACATGAATTAAAAGCTTATAGGAAATCCACTATTTTATGGACCATATCATTGGTTTTGGTGAATATTGTGTTTTTTTCATTATATCCGTCCTTTTCAAAGGATGTTGAAAAGATAAAAAGTTTAATGGAAGGCTTTCCTGAGGCCATAAGAATTGGTATGGGCATTTCTTTAGATAGTTTTGCTAGCATATTAGGATATTATTCCTTTCCCTTCACATTTGTACTTTTGATTGGGTCAATTCAAGCTATGAATTTTGGTACTTCCGTTGTATCGAAGGAAGTAAGGCAAAAGACAGCAGATTTTCTGTTAACAAAACCTATTAGACGGACACAAATTTTAACTTCTAAGATAATGGCAGTAATTACAGCATTAGTAATTACAAATGTAATTTACATAGGAGCTACAATCATGACTATCTCTGCTGTAAAGAATAATGACTATGATTCTAAAATATTATTTATGATTTCTATAACATTGTTATTTGTACAATTAATATTTATGTCTTTAGGCGTTATTATTTCAGTAATACTGCCTAGAATTAAATCTGTTCTACCTATTTCTCTAGCTACTGTGTTTGTTTTTTATTTTATAAGTTTTTTAAGTTCACAGGATCCAGATGATATGATTCGATATATAACTCCCTTTAAGTACTTTGATCCTACTTATATTATAGAGAATAGTGCATATGAGACACCCTTTCTTATTATAACTTTGGTGTTTATTGTAGCCTCTATTACAGCAAGTTATGTGATTTATTCTAAAAGAGATATTCATGCTGTTTAG